One Primulina tabacum isolate GXHZ01 chromosome 10, ASM2559414v2, whole genome shotgun sequence DNA segment encodes these proteins:
- the LOC142505598 gene encoding glycosyltransferase BC10-like → MAKSREKDDAEKGFNSSVMTGVDSSISLLKLITTLIVFVVGVVIGLVSSSHINRYLTLQDDRFTVSHSYIDSMQFSVETHQVEAQCEREDCLSIESFIRPRNLNHGMTDGELFWRASMVPQKEEFPFKKVPRVAFMFLTRGPLPMLPLWERFFKGQDVEKYSIYLHTHPRFDLNVTEDSVFYNRQIPSQGVEWGSVSLVDAEKRLLANALLDFSNERFILLSESCIPIYNFPIIYSYLIESTHSFVESFDDPSRYGRGRYSRSMRPDIKFADWRKGSQWFELHRTLAIKIISDTKYYRIFKKYCTPSCYPDEHYIPTFLHMFHGSLNANRTITYVDWSQIAPHPASFSAVNITESFIQSIRNNGTLCSYNSEKTHICYLFARKFDASALEPLLNLTSKVLGF, encoded by the exons ATGGCAAAGAGCAGGGAGAAAGATGATGCGGAGAaaggatttaattcatcggtgatGACTGGGGTTGACTCATCGATCAGTTTGTTGAAGCTCATTACGACCTTGATAGTTTTTGTAGTGGGAGTAGTTATAGGTCTAGTTTCTAGTTCTCACATTAATCGTTATTTAACACTCCAGGATGATCGGTTTACTGTTAGCCATAGTTACATAGATTCCATGCAGTTTAGTGTTGAGACTCATCAGGTAGAGGCTCAATGCGAAAGGGAGGATTGCCTTAGCATAGAGAGTTTCATCAGACCGAGGAATTTGAACCATGGGATGACAGATGGGGAGTTGTTTTGGAGGGCATCGATGGTGCCTCAAAAGGAAGAGTTTCCTTTCAAGAAAGTACCGAGGGTGGCATTCATGTTCTTGACAAGAGGTCCGTTACCGATGCTACCGTTGTGGGAGAGGTTCTTTAAGGGCCAAGATGTGGAAAAGTATTCTATTTATTTGCACACACATCCGAGGTTTGATCTAAATGTGACCGAGGACTCTGTTTTTTACAATCGACAGATCCCTAGTCAG GGTGTTGAATGGGGATCAGTATCCCTAGTTGATGCAGAGAAACGACTTTTAGCAAATGCCCTTCTCGACTTCTCAAATGAGCGGTTCATCCTCCTATCAGAGAGTTGTATCCCGATTTACAACTTCCCAATTATCTACAGTTATCTCATCGAATCGACTCATAGTTTCGTGGAGTCGTTCGACGACCCTTCTCGTTATGGCCGTGGCCGGTACAGCCGTAGCATGAGACCTGACATCAAGTTTGCCGACTGGAGAAAAGGATCTCAATGGTTCGAACTTCACCGTACTCTAGCAATCAAGATTATTTCCGACACCAAATATTACAGAATTTTCAAGAAGTATTGTACGCCTTCTTGCTATCCTGACGAGCATTACATTCCGACCTTTTTACACATGTTCCATGGTTCCCTTAACGCAAATCGAACCATTACCTATGTTGACTGGTCGCAAATCGCCCCACATCCTGCATCTTTCTCCGCCGTTAACATAACAGAGAGTTTCATACAGTCGATTAGGAATAACGGCACATTGTGTTCATACAACTCTGAGAAGACACATATTTGTTACCTCTTTGCAAGAAAATTTGATGCCAGTGCTTTGGAACCTTTATTGAATCTAACATCAAAGGTTTTGGGATTTTAG